The following proteins are encoded in a genomic region of Parabacteroides pacaensis:
- a CDS encoding HigA family addiction module antitoxin, with protein sequence MITLEGVDPRMIANNLTPYKPTHPGEILKDEIEYRGLSQRKLAAQMGISPTLLNEILNGKRSVSTQYALLFEAALGIDAGPLLALQADYDMQTAKSDKSFLERLANIRKIVAML encoded by the coding sequence ATGATTACATTAGAAGGTGTTGACCCACGGATGATTGCCAACAATCTCACTCCGTATAAACCTACCCATCCGGGCGAAATATTAAAGGATGAAATCGAATACCGCGGATTGTCGCAACGAAAGCTCGCCGCACAGATGGGCATCTCGCCCACGCTGCTCAACGAGATACTCAACGGCAAGCGGTCCGTATCCACACAATACGCCCTGTTGTTCGAAGCAGCCCTCGGCATCGACGCCGGGCCCCTGCTCGCCTTGCAGGCCGATTACGATATGCAGACAGCCAAGTCCGACAAGTCCTTCCTCGAAAGACTTGCCAACATCCGCAAGATAGTAGCGATGCTGTAG
- a CDS encoding alpha-L-rhamnosidase translates to MFKKALWLSLSILLMNGCSGAGTEAEMFAGLTTEMQENPEGVSALTPRFSWKLTSSEKDVMQTAYQIEVASSEKELKNNSGLLWNSGRIDSDQSVLVKYAGSKLQSGKKYYWRVSVWTNTGKNYQSDIQQWSMALLNGSDWKAKWIGLNDTASLKKKDGKTILPARYLRKEFEVQVKPKRAVLYVSGLGSSACYINGKPVGNDVFGPLPAWYEASVPYLTYDVTSLVKKGSNALGVTLGNGRYLSMREGGMHGFGLPRLIAQMEIEYNDGTSATVISDESWLATNKGPIIENNEFDGEKYDARLELGKWTENGYDASSWQSAELMEAPKGKLTAQLSPSLKVMEEITPLSVKSVGNGKYIVDMGQNMVGLQQVKLHGKKGEPITMRFAEVLKENGTELYLDNMRSALVTDVYIPADERMFIWEPTFVYHGFRFMEISGLDYEPAVTDFKGKVVYDKMPTIGSFETSDPMINQIHKNAYWGIRGNYRGMPTDCPQRDERLGWLGDRTTGAYGESFIFGNALLYKKWLVDIEESMSENGSISDVSPRYWTIWSDNVTWPAAYFYVADMLYQQFGDDYSIKHRYPSMKRWVNHMVNDYLTDYIMPKDTYGDWCMPPESPELIHSNDPSRRTNGQVLGTTVFYSILQLMEKFAVMNGVPEDAKEYAELAAKIKEAYNKKFFDYETAQYDNNTVTANMLSLRLGLVPEGYENKVFANIVEKTEGDCKGHVSTGVLGIQHLMRGLTQYGGLELAYKIVTNDTYPSWGYMIKNGATTIWELWNGNTADPAMNSRNHVMLLGDLLIWFYENLAGIKNDPSSVGFKKILMKPSFPEKLTHVNASYVSPYGTIGSQWQRNGDKLVWDITIPANTSATIQLPSKFAVKVDSNQAGVHSVNEANGILTVELGSGKYTLQSK, encoded by the coding sequence ATGTTTAAAAAGGCTTTATGGCTGTCTTTATCCATCCTATTGATGAATGGTTGTAGTGGCGCAGGAACCGAGGCGGAAATGTTTGCCGGCCTGACCACTGAAATGCAGGAAAACCCGGAAGGAGTATCTGCTTTAACCCCTCGTTTCTCGTGGAAGTTAACCAGTAGTGAAAAGGACGTTATGCAAACGGCATACCAGATTGAAGTAGCTTCTTCGGAAAAAGAATTAAAAAACAATTCAGGATTACTGTGGAATTCAGGACGTATTGATTCCGATCAATCCGTATTGGTAAAATATGCCGGGTCAAAACTTCAATCCGGTAAAAAGTATTATTGGCGAGTTTCCGTATGGACCAATACAGGTAAGAATTATCAAAGCGATATCCAACAATGGTCGATGGCTTTATTAAATGGTTCAGATTGGAAAGCGAAATGGATAGGCCTTAATGATACGGCAAGCCTGAAAAAGAAAGACGGTAAAACCATCTTGCCGGCCCGTTATCTGCGAAAAGAATTTGAAGTACAAGTAAAACCGAAACGTGCCGTACTGTATGTTTCCGGTCTAGGATCGTCGGCCTGTTATATAAATGGAAAGCCTGTAGGAAATGATGTATTCGGACCTTTGCCTGCCTGGTATGAGGCTTCTGTTCCCTATCTTACCTATGATGTGACTTCTCTGGTAAAAAAGGGATCAAATGCTTTGGGTGTTACTTTAGGTAACGGACGTTACTTGTCTATGCGTGAAGGAGGCATGCACGGATTCGGATTACCCCGCCTGATAGCACAAATGGAGATTGAATATAATGATGGAACGTCAGCCACCGTAATCAGCGATGAATCTTGGTTGGCTACTAACAAAGGCCCCATTATTGAAAATAATGAGTTCGACGGAGAGAAATACGATGCACGCTTGGAGCTAGGTAAATGGACAGAAAACGGGTACGATGCCTCCAGTTGGCAATCAGCCGAATTAATGGAAGCTCCGAAAGGAAAACTGACAGCCCAACTCTCTCCCAGCCTGAAAGTAATGGAAGAGATCACCCCTCTATCTGTAAAATCTGTAGGAAACGGAAAGTATATCGTTGATATGGGACAAAATATGGTAGGATTGCAACAGGTAAAATTGCATGGTAAAAAAGGCGAGCCTATTACTATGCGTTTTGCTGAAGTGTTGAAAGAGAATGGAACGGAGTTATATCTTGACAATATGCGTAGTGCTCTTGTAACTGATGTTTATATTCCGGCGGATGAAAGGATGTTTATCTGGGAGCCTACTTTCGTTTATCATGGATTCCGCTTTATGGAAATATCCGGGTTGGACTATGAACCTGCGGTAACGGACTTCAAGGGAAAGGTTGTCTACGATAAAATGCCGACTATCGGATCTTTCGAAACTTCTGATCCGATGATCAATCAGATTCACAAAAATGCTTACTGGGGAATCCGTGGAAATTACCGGGGCATGCCTACCGACTGCCCTCAACGGGACGAGCGTCTCGGATGGCTGGGCGACCGTACGACGGGAGCTTATGGAGAAAGTTTTATTTTCGGGAATGCTCTGTTATATAAAAAGTGGTTGGTCGATATTGAAGAATCCATGAGTGAAAACGGTAGCATTTCGGATGTATCTCCCCGTTACTGGACAATATGGAGTGATAACGTAACCTGGCCCGCCGCATATTTTTACGTAGCGGACATGCTTTATCAGCAATTCGGGGACGATTATTCCATAAAACACAGGTATCCGAGTATGAAACGTTGGGTAAATCACATGGTAAACGATTATTTAACCGACTATATCATGCCTAAAGATACGTATGGAGATTGGTGTATGCCGCCGGAATCCCCCGAACTGATCCATTCGAATGATCCTTCACGTAGAACGAACGGACAAGTACTAGGAACTACTGTTTTCTATAGTATTCTCCAGTTAATGGAAAAATTTGCTGTTATGAATGGCGTTCCGGAAGATGCGAAAGAATATGCAGAACTAGCAGCCAAGATAAAAGAGGCTTATAACAAGAAATTCTTTGATTACGAAACGGCCCAATATGACAATAATACCGTAACGGCAAATATGCTTTCTCTCCGGTTGGGATTGGTTCCGGAAGGGTATGAAAATAAAGTATTTGCCAACATTGTAGAGAAAACGGAAGGGGATTGCAAGGGACATGTAAGCACAGGTGTCCTGGGAATCCAACATCTTATGCGCGGGCTTACCCAATATGGAGGACTGGAGCTTGCTTATAAGATTGTAACGAACGACACCTATCCGTCGTGGGGCTATATGATTAAAAACGGTGCGACCACCATCTGGGAACTATGGAATGGGAATACGGCTGATCCTGCCATGAACTCACGGAATCATGTGATGCTGTTGGGCGACTTGCTGATATGGTTTTATGAAAACTTGGCCGGAATAAAGAATGATCCTTCGTCGGTTGGTTTCAAAAAGATTTTAATGAAACCGTCTTTCCCCGAAAAACTTACCCATGTGAATGCATCGTACGTTTCTCCTTACGGCACAATTGGCAGTCAATGGCAACGTAATGGCGACAAACTGGTTTGGGATATAACGATTCCTGCCAATACCTCGGCTACTATTCAATTGCCTTCAAAATTCGCTGTTAAAGTAGATTCCAATCAAGCAGGTGTCCATTCCGTAAATGAAGCGAATGGTATATTAACTGTTGAGTTGGGTTCAGGAAAGTATACGCTTCAATCAAAATAA
- a CDS encoding HigA family addiction module antitoxin encodes MVRIEGVDPRMIANNLTPYKPTHPGEILKDEIEYRGLSQRKLAAQMGISPTLLNEILNGKRSVSTQYALLFEAALGIDAGPLLALQTDYDMQVAKSDKSFLERLANIRKIVAML; translated from the coding sequence ATGGTTAGAATAGAAGGGGTTGACCCACGGATGATTGCCAACAATCTCACTCCGTATAAACCTACCCATCCGGGCGAAATATTAAAGGATGAAATCGAATACCGCGGACTGTCGCAACGAAAGCTCGCCGCACAGATGGGTATTTCGCCCACGCTGCTCAACGAGATACTCAACGGCAAGCGGTCCGTATCCACACAATACGCCCTTTTGTTCGAAGCAGCCCTCGGCATCGACGCCGGGCCCCTGCTCGCCTTGCAGACCGATTACGACATGCAGGTTGCCAAGTCCGACAAGTCCTTCCTCGAAAGGCTTGCCAACATCCGTAAGATAGTGGCGATGCTGTAA
- a CDS encoding TIGR04076 family protein: protein MKKVKITVLKTTLDRELANEYGAVGLTACPMMKEGQVFYADYAKPAGFCDEAWKAIYQYVFALAHGSGKEVFYYGDWIRKPGIAICSCNDGLRPVIFKLEATDEESTIDYTPVR, encoded by the coding sequence ATGAAAAAAGTAAAAATAACTGTTCTAAAGACTACCTTAGACAGAGAGTTAGCTAACGAGTACGGCGCAGTAGGGTTAACGGCTTGCCCCATGATGAAAGAAGGCCAGGTTTTTTATGCGGATTATGCTAAACCCGCAGGATTTTGTGACGAGGCATGGAAAGCTATTTATCAATATGTATTCGCTTTGGCTCATGGTTCCGGAAAAGAGGTTTTCTATTATGGTGATTGGATTAGAAAACCCGGTATAGCTATTTGTAGTTGTAATGACGGATTGAGACCGGTTATTTTCAAACTGGAGGCAACGGATGAAGAGTCGACAATCGACTACACTCCGGTGAGATAA
- a CDS encoding type II toxin-antitoxin system RelE/ParE family toxin, producing the protein MYVTFEEKYLQDLYERGTTDDKHHRYLPDIVERYKKCIDLMKKVPDTVSLAKYNSLNYELLKGDKQGISSIRVNKKYRVEFTVKETWEKPIITVCNIIDLSNHYK; encoded by the coding sequence ATGTACGTAACCTTTGAAGAGAAATACCTGCAAGACCTTTACGAGCGGGGCACGACGGACGACAAGCACCACCGCTACCTGCCCGACATCGTGGAGCGGTACAAAAAGTGTATCGACTTAATGAAGAAAGTACCGGATACGGTATCCCTCGCCAAGTATAATTCATTGAACTATGAGTTATTGAAAGGCGACAAGCAAGGCATTTCATCCATCCGGGTGAACAAGAAATACCGGGTGGAATTCACCGTGAAGGAAACGTGGGAAAAACCCATTATTACCGTATGCAATATAATCGATTTGTCGAACCATTATAAATAG